Proteins from a single region of Hordeum vulgare subsp. vulgare chromosome 6H, MorexV3_pseudomolecules_assembly, whole genome shotgun sequence:
- the LOC123403941 gene encoding serine/threonine/tyrosine-protein kinase HT1-like, whose translation MASCFRARRQPAAPVPPPPPLIPYGSPYSEMEGAMENKRWDSLDSWSMLLDAGGGADQQASASVPAQREEWMADLSQLFVGNKFASGSNSRIYRGIYRQRAVAVKMVRLPESDEDRRRALEEQFNSEVSFLSRLRHPNVVQFVAACKRPPVYSIITEYMSQGTLRMYLHKKDPYSLSTETVLRLALDVARGMEYLHAQGVIHRDLKSHNLLLNDEMRVKVADFGTSCLESHSSRAGAGAGAGTGAGAGGGGSGEGRGTNMGTYRWMAPEMVRDKPCTRKVDVYSFGIVLWELTTCLVPFQGMTPVQAAYAACEKNARPPLSPTCPPALNNLIKMCWAANPARRPEFSYVVSVLENYDHCLREGLPLVTPPSPVSSFLNIFKLGSCISTTKLPSMPVHV comes from the coding sequence ATGGCTTCTTGCTTCCGGGCGCGTCGGCAACCGGCAGCAccagtgccgccgccgccgccactgaTTCCATACGGATCTCCGTACTCGGAGATGGAGGGGGCGATGGAGAATAAGAGGTGGGACAGCCTCGACTCGTGGTCGATGCTGCTTGACGCGGGAGGCGGCGCGGACCAGCAGGCGAGCGCGTCGGTGCCGGCGCAGAGGGAGGAGTGGATGGCGGACCTGTCGCAGCTCTTCGTCGGGAACAAGTTCGCATCGGGGTCCAACAGCCGCATCTATCGCGGCATCTACCGGCAGCGCGCGGTGGCCGTCAAGATGGTGCGCCTCCCGGAGAGCGACGAGGACCGGCGGCGCGCGCTGGAGGAGCAGTTCAACTCGGAGGTGTCCTTCCTCTCGCGGCTCCGCCACCCCAACGTGGTGCAGTTCGTCGCCGCGTGCAAGCGGCCGCCGGtgtacagcatcatcaccgagtaCATGTCGCAGGGCACGCTCCGCATGTACCTCCACAAGAAGGACCCCTACTCGCTCTCGACGGAGACCGTGCTCCGCCTCGCGCTCGACGTCGCCCGCGGCATGGAGTACCTCCACGCGCAGGGCGTCATCCACCGCGACCTCAAGTCGCACAACTTGCTGCTCAACGACGAGATGCGCGTAAAGGTCGCCGACTTCGGCACCTCATGCCTAGAGTCGCACAGCTcacgcgccggcgccggcgccggcgccggcaccGGAGCGGGAGCCGGAGGCGGTGGCAGTGGCGAAGGTAGGGGTACCAACATGGGCACGTACAGGTGGATGGCGCCGGAGATGGTCCGTGACAAGCCGTGCACCCGCAAGGTGGATGTGTACAGCTTCGGCATCGTGCTGTGGGAGCTCACCACATGTCTCGTGCCGTTCCAGGGCATGACCCCCGTCCAGGCCGCATACGCCGCCTGCGAGAAGAACGCTCGGCCGCCGTTGTCGCCGACGTGCCCGCCGGcgctcaacaacctcatcaagatgTGCTGGGCCGCCAACCCGGCCAGGCGGCCTGAGTTCAGCTACGTCGTGTCCGTGCTGGAGAACTACGATCACTGCCTCCGGGAAGGGCTCCCGCTGGTTACGCCGCCGTCGCCGGTGTCCTCGTTTCTCAACATCTTCAAGCTCGGCTCCTGCATAAGCACCACCAAACTCCCCTCCATGCCCGTCCACGTCTAA